The following proteins are co-located in the Trichormus variabilis 0441 genome:
- a CDS encoding salt stress protein, Slr1339 family: MDALDKLLSQIKAEYENEQTQKPNIFKSFSPSEPKSSSMMDNLLAEVQADIAAEDAAEELRKQQELEQERLRQEQIKAKQREALKQQAQNWLEKLDPFSPEGLWFERFAESYPSKLEAAIEYLQSN; this comes from the coding sequence ATGGATGCTCTAGACAAGCTGTTATCTCAAATCAAAGCTGAATACGAGAACGAACAAACACAAAAACCAAATATATTCAAATCCTTCAGTCCTTCTGAACCTAAGTCATCATCTATGATGGATAATCTTTTGGCAGAGGTTCAAGCAGACATTGCTGCTGAAGATGCAGCTGAGGAACTGAGAAAACAGCAAGAACTAGAACAAGAAAGACTTCGACAAGAACAAATCAAAGCTAAACAGCGAGAGGCTTTAAAACAGCAAGCACAAAATTGGTTAGAAAAGCTAGATCCCTTTTCTCCAGAAGGACTTTGGTTTGAAAGATTTGCTGAAAGCTACCCATCTAAATTAGAAGCAGCAATTGAATATTTGCAAAGTAACTAA
- a CDS encoding vWA domain-containing protein, with product MLENRDYTLIIDKSGSMATPDQKGGRNRWVTAQESTLALASKCEQFDPDGITVYVFSGRFKRYENVTSAKVNQIFQENDPSGTTDLAAVLKHATDDYFQRKGAGQTKPNGETILVVTDGEPDDRKAVMRVIIEASRRMDKDEELAISFIQVGSDAQATRFLKVLDDELQGAGAKFDICDTITMEDMEDLSLSEVLLNAITD from the coding sequence ATGTTAGAAAATCGTGATTACACTCTCATTATCGATAAAAGCGGTAGTATGGCTACCCCTGATCAAAAGGGTGGTAGAAATAGATGGGTAACTGCACAAGAATCTACCTTGGCGTTAGCTAGTAAATGCGAACAATTTGATCCAGATGGCATTACTGTATATGTCTTTTCTGGCAGATTTAAACGCTATGAAAATGTAACTTCCGCCAAAGTTAATCAAATTTTTCAAGAAAATGACCCCTCAGGAACTACTGATTTAGCTGCCGTGCTAAAACACGCAACTGATGATTATTTCCAACGCAAAGGTGCTGGTCAAACTAAGCCCAATGGTGAGACAATTTTAGTAGTTACTGATGGTGAACCAGACGATCGCAAGGCCGTGATGAGGGTCATCATCGAAGCCTCCCGCCGCATGGATAAAGATGAAGAATTAGCCATTTCCTTCATTCAAGTCGGCTCAGATGCTCAAGCAACCCGCTTTCTCAAAGTTTTAGATGATGAGTTGCAAGGTGCTGGTGCTAAATTTGATATCTGTGACACTATTACAATGGAAGATATGGAAGATTTGAGTCTTTCTGAAGTCCTACTCAATGCTATTACAGATTAG
- a CDS encoding vWA domain-containing protein, with the protein MMSDRDYTLIIDKSGSMSTPDQAGGRSRWEIAQESTLALARKCEQFDPDGITVYLFSGRFKRYDDVTSAKVAQIFLENDPAGTTNLAGVLQDALNNYFQRKAAGKTKPNGETILVITDGEPDDRKAVFETIIHATRQMERDEELGISIIQVGSDAQATKFLKALDDQLQSVGAKFDICDTITLEDLEDMSLADVLMNAITD; encoded by the coding sequence ATGATGAGCGATCGCGACTACACACTAATCATCGACAAAAGCGGTAGTATGTCTACCCCTGATCAAGCTGGTGGTAGAAGCAGATGGGAGATAGCCCAAGAGTCAACCCTAGCTTTAGCCAGGAAGTGCGAACAGTTTGACCCAGATGGTATTACTGTTTATTTATTTTCCGGCAGATTTAAACGTTATGATGATGTTACCTCAGCTAAAGTCGCCCAGATATTTTTAGAAAATGACCCTGCCGGAACAACGAACTTAGCAGGTGTACTGCAAGATGCCTTGAATAACTATTTTCAACGCAAGGCTGCGGGTAAAACTAAACCCAATGGCGAAACAATTTTAGTAATTACTGATGGCGAACCTGATGATCGCAAAGCCGTATTTGAAACCATCATTCATGCGACTCGCCAGATGGAACGGGATGAAGAATTGGGTATCTCCATCATTCAAGTAGGTTCAGATGCTCAAGCTACTAAGTTTCTCAAAGCTTTAGACGATCAATTGCAAAGCGTTGGTGCTAAATTCGATATTTGCGATACCATCACCCTGGAAGATTTAGAAGATATGAGCCTCGCAGATGTGTTAATGAATGCAATTACTGATTAG
- a CDS encoding potassium channel family protein, whose translation MYVLIGGAGLVGLNLAQKLVELGHTVAIIDIDPTACRYAREQVGAMAFEGSAVSTEVLLEAGIRKADALAAVLRSDALNLAMVTLAKHYGVSHILSRMRHSDFAEPLRLAGANHVISTVDLSVSTMVNAIEFPQVESMMHFEQGQIEVLKISIPNSCYVANRSLAEIAQDSRFPTGSLIIGYQPHPHEDLVIPNGSTVLESGSTILIATKPGSLHQVIDFIEGCK comes from the coding sequence ATGTATGTACTGATTGGCGGAGCCGGTTTAGTGGGGTTGAACCTGGCACAAAAACTGGTGGAACTGGGTCATACCGTTGCCATAATTGATATTGATCCTACCGCTTGCCGTTACGCTCGTGAACAAGTGGGAGCAATGGCTTTTGAAGGTAGTGCGGTGAGTACGGAAGTATTGTTAGAAGCGGGAATCCGTAAAGCTGACGCTTTGGCGGCTGTTCTCAGAAGTGATGCTTTAAATTTAGCAATGGTAACCCTGGCTAAACACTACGGTGTTTCTCATATTTTGTCACGGATGCGCCATTCCGATTTTGCTGAACCATTGCGCCTGGCGGGCGCTAACCATGTTATTAGTACGGTTGACCTTTCAGTTTCCACAATGGTGAATGCGATCGAGTTTCCACAAGTGGAATCAATGATGCACTTTGAGCAAGGACAGATTGAGGTTTTAAAAATTTCTATTCCCAACAGTTGTTATGTAGCCAATCGTAGCCTAGCCGAAATTGCTCAGGATTCTCGCTTTCCCACAGGTTCCCTCATTATTGGCTACCAACCCCACCCCCACGAAGATTTGGTAATTCCTAATGGTAGTACCGTACTAGAATCGGGTTCAACTATATTAATTGCAACCAAACCAGGTTCTCTGCATCAAGTGATTGACTTTATCGAAGGATGTAAATAG
- a CDS encoding DUF3124 domain-containing protein, producing MKFCRHFCLAIILMLLVSCESTKTTPKSSTKNTLATPSQKVVTLDKNFQIAMGQTIYVPVYSHIYHYNRQEVFNLAATLSIRNTDLSKPIIITSVRYYDSNGKLVKQYLENPIQIDALASTDFFINKSDTSGGLGANFIVEWIAATAVSEPIVEAIMIGTDFQQGISFTSPGKVIKSQNKPVE from the coding sequence ATGAAGTTTTGCCGACATTTTTGTTTAGCGATCATATTAATGCTTCTTGTGTCTTGTGAATCAACCAAGACGACCCCAAAGTCTTCAACAAAAAATACTTTGGCGACCCCATCCCAAAAGGTGGTGACTCTAGACAAAAATTTTCAGATAGCAATGGGACAAACCATCTATGTTCCTGTCTATTCCCATATTTATCATTACAATCGTCAGGAGGTTTTTAATTTAGCCGCTACACTCAGTATTCGCAACACAGACTTGTCAAAGCCAATCATTATCACTTCTGTGCGTTACTATGACTCCAATGGAAAATTAGTTAAGCAATATTTAGAAAATCCGATTCAAATTGATGCCCTGGCTTCTACTGATTTTTTCATCAATAAAAGTGATACCAGTGGAGGTTTAGGCGCAAACTTTATTGTCGAGTGGATAGCTGCAACAGCAGTCTCAGAACCGATAGTGGAAGCAATCATGATTGGTACTGACTTTCAGCAAGGAATTTCTTTTACTAGTCCTGGTAAAGTCATTAAAAGTCAAAATAAACCTGTGGAATAA
- a CDS encoding cation:proton antiporter produces the protein MNVTELIKISIILLLVATGVALLSRRLRVPYVTGLVLAGLPITELLSRPIGLDPALVLNLFLPILIFEAGINTDVSRLRSTFKPIALLAGPGAILSSAIIAILLKFGLGLSWIPAFLVGVILANTDTVSMIAVFKEIPVPSRLSTIVEGETLFNDAAALVSFNLILQVYSTGSLTLIEGIQQLLFISVGGCLVGLVLGYLSIPVFNRLDDPLSSLLLTVAVALGTFQVGQFLGVSGAVAVVVAGLIFGNFGLSGNTSASSRITLLSFWEYASFTANTFIFLLIGVEINLVTLWQTLPAILLAVLAYQVGRVLTIYPLLAGVRWFDRPIPLRWQHLLFLGNIKGSLSMALALSLPTTLPGRESLITIVFGCVLVSLVGQGLSLPLLVKRLKLSKFSHSQQQVEELQAQLITAKAAQDELDTLLKTGVLPKAVYEEMRSAYQVQVAGAEKTLREFYNRRSDDFDHKGGALGKLDAIRRRLLLAEKGALTEAMRKRILSQDIGQNRIQTIDEKLLQLDDD, from the coding sequence GTGAATGTTACCGAGTTAATCAAGATTTCCATTATTCTCCTACTCGTTGCCACAGGTGTAGCGCTGCTATCTCGGCGATTGCGAGTTCCTTATGTCACAGGATTAGTATTAGCAGGTTTACCTATAACTGAACTCTTGTCCCGTCCAATTGGTTTAGACCCGGCACTAGTTTTAAATCTTTTCCTACCAATTCTCATCTTTGAAGCCGGCATCAATACCGATGTCAGTCGCTTACGTAGCACCTTTAAACCAATTGCCCTGCTGGCAGGGCCAGGGGCTATACTTTCCAGTGCTATTATCGCTATCTTGTTAAAATTTGGGCTGGGACTGAGTTGGATACCAGCTTTCCTTGTAGGAGTAATTCTGGCAAACACGGATACAGTTTCCATGATTGCCGTATTTAAGGAAATACCAGTACCTTCCCGCCTTTCTACCATCGTTGAAGGAGAAACTTTATTCAACGATGCTGCGGCCTTAGTTTCCTTCAATCTGATTTTGCAAGTATATTCGACTGGTTCGCTCACGTTAATAGAAGGAATCCAACAACTGTTATTTATTTCCGTGGGTGGCTGCCTTGTTGGCTTAGTTTTAGGCTACCTGAGCATACCTGTATTTAACCGTTTAGATGATCCCCTGAGCAGCCTGCTGCTGACTGTGGCAGTTGCCTTAGGAACTTTTCAGGTTGGACAATTTTTAGGCGTATCCGGTGCTGTAGCTGTAGTTGTCGCTGGTTTAATTTTCGGAAATTTTGGGCTGTCTGGGAATACTTCTGCTTCCAGTCGCATCACCTTATTGAGTTTTTGGGAATATGCCAGTTTTACTGCTAACACCTTTATTTTTCTACTGATTGGTGTAGAAATCAACCTAGTAACGCTTTGGCAAACTTTGCCTGCAATTCTACTGGCAGTTTTGGCTTATCAAGTCGGGCGAGTTTTGACAATCTATCCTTTACTCGCAGGAGTTCGTTGGTTTGACAGACCAATTCCACTGCGTTGGCAACACTTACTGTTTTTAGGCAACATTAAAGGTTCACTGTCAATGGCTTTGGCGTTAAGTCTACCTACCACACTGCCAGGACGGGAAAGTCTAATCACTATAGTCTTCGGTTGTGTCCTCGTTTCCTTGGTGGGACAGGGATTAAGCTTGCCATTGTTAGTCAAACGTTTAAAATTATCCAAATTTTCACATTCACAGCAACAGGTTGAAGAATTACAAGCCCAACTAATCACAGCCAAAGCCGCACAAGACGAATTAGATACCCTGCTGAAAACGGGAGTGTTACCAAAAGCTGTATATGAGGAAATGCGTTCAGCTTACCAAGTACAAGTAGCAGGTGCAGAAAAAACTTTACGAGAGTTCTATAATCGCCGTTCAGATGATTTTGATCATAAAGGTGGCGCACTTGGCAAACTGGATGCTATCCGTCGGCGTTTATTGCTAGCTGAAAAAGGCGCGCTCACAGAAGCAATGCGTAAACGAATTCTCTCCCAAGATATTGGGCAGAACCGGATACAAACTATTGATGAAAAGTTGCTGCAACTGGACGATGATTAA
- a CDS encoding site-2 protease family protein, which translates to MFASSETSILGIILLVAFTILGWGFYRARPFGKLGILAWLQSVVLMAPWLLFFGLFAAGIYINIVGILFLVVGSAGLYIYLGRQLRSLGQDAILKQRATERLAAESSPAPENIPQPVGVVVEIMPIPEEDLNVIKGIFGIDTFFATETIAYQEGAIFKGNLRGEPQEVHTRLSKSLQDKLGDKYRLFLVENTDTKPVVIVLPSTNDPRPTTLPQKAFAAILAIATIGTSLETAGLLLNFDLFSTPARLQEALPIGVGIFAILVAHEIGHWLVARRHQVRLSWPFFLPAVQIGSFGAITRFESLLPNRSVLFDIAVAGPIAGGIVSLLMLIVGLLLSHQGSLFQLPNQFFQGSILVGSLARVVLGSALQSPLVNVHPLVIIGWLGLVITALNLMPAGSLDGGRIIQAIYGRKTAGRATFATLIVLALVSLGNALAMYWAIVILFLQRDLERPNLNEISEPDDARAALCLLVLFLMITTLLPLTPALAGRLGIGG; encoded by the coding sequence ATGTTTGCTTCCTCAGAGACTTCTATACTGGGAATAATTTTACTGGTAGCTTTCACCATTTTGGGTTGGGGCTTTTACCGCGCCAGACCTTTTGGTAAACTCGGAATCTTAGCCTGGTTGCAGTCGGTGGTATTAATGGCTCCTTGGCTGTTGTTTTTTGGTTTGTTTGCTGCCGGGATTTATATCAACATCGTTGGCATATTATTTTTGGTAGTGGGTTCTGCTGGATTGTACATCTACTTGGGTAGACAGTTGCGATCGCTTGGACAAGATGCCATCCTCAAGCAACGGGCAACGGAAAGGCTGGCAGCTGAATCTTCACCAGCGCCAGAAAATATCCCGCAACCAGTGGGGGTAGTTGTGGAAATCATGCCAATCCCCGAAGAAGACTTGAATGTGATTAAAGGCATTTTCGGGATTGATACCTTTTTTGCCACAGAAACGATCGCCTACCAAGAAGGTGCTATCTTCAAAGGTAATCTACGCGGCGAACCCCAAGAGGTTCACACTCGTCTGAGTAAGAGTTTGCAAGACAAGTTAGGTGACAAGTATCGCCTATTTTTAGTAGAAAACACAGACACTAAACCTGTGGTGATTGTGTTACCCAGCACTAATGATCCACGCCCGACCACATTACCACAGAAGGCGTTTGCTGCCATCTTAGCCATAGCAACTATCGGCACTAGTTTAGAAACTGCCGGATTACTCTTGAATTTTGATTTATTTTCCACTCCAGCCAGATTGCAAGAGGCTTTACCTATAGGGGTGGGGATATTTGCCATTTTAGTGGCTCATGAAATTGGGCATTGGTTAGTTGCTCGCCGTCATCAAGTCCGCCTGAGCTGGCCTTTCTTTTTGCCGGCTGTACAAATCGGATCTTTTGGGGCAATTACTCGCTTTGAGTCTTTGTTACCCAATCGCTCAGTATTATTCGATATTGCGGTGGCTGGGCCAATCGCTGGCGGGATTGTTTCTTTGCTTATGCTGATTGTAGGTTTGCTGCTATCCCACCAAGGCAGTTTATTTCAGTTACCCAATCAGTTTTTCCAAGGATCAATTTTGGTGGGTAGTCTAGCACGGGTTGTCCTCGGTTCGGCGTTGCAATCACCTTTAGTCAACGTCCACCCCTTGGTAATTATTGGTTGGCTAGGGTTAGTCATCACCGCTTTAAACTTAATGCCAGCCGGCTCCTTAGATGGTGGTCGGATTATTCAGGCAATTTACGGACGCAAAACCGCAGGCAGAGCAACATTTGCGACTTTAATTGTGTTGGCTTTGGTTTCTCTGGGTAATGCACTGGCGATGTATTGGGCGATCGTGATTTTGTTCTTACAACGGGATTTAGAACGTCCCAACTTGAATGAAATTAGCGAACCCGATGATGCTAGGGCGGCTTTATGCTTGCTTGTTTTGTTCTTGATGATTACTACCCTTTTACCTCTAACTCCTGCTTTAGCTGGGCGTTTGGGGATTGGTGGCTAG
- a CDS encoding Rpn family recombination-promoting nuclease/putative transposase: MRRDSIFYKLFQQSPSLLFELLTNPPINADAYRFDSVAVKEPKFEIDGVFLPPESENPGVVYFCEVQFQKDEQLYERVFAESALYFYRNRFKFSDWQIVIIYPSRQTEQGDTYPYRALLNSSQFHRVYLDELGDIRSLPLWLALMVLTTIDEEQAPSEARYLLTRSQQQASQPSNRAIIEMITTIMVYKFEKLSKTEVEEMLGITLKETRVYREIKEEGREEGREEGREEGREEGRQQEAANLVVRLLTKRFGEISQEMRSHIATLPLPILEDLSEALLDFTSLANLQAWLEAL, translated from the coding sequence ATGCGCCGAGATTCAATATTTTATAAATTATTTCAACAATCTCCCAGTTTACTATTTGAATTATTGACAAACCCTCCCATAAATGCAGATGCTTATCGATTTGATTCTGTAGCTGTTAAAGAACCGAAATTTGAAATCGATGGGGTATTTTTACCGCCTGAAAGTGAAAATCCTGGTGTTGTATATTTCTGTGAGGTACAGTTTCAAAAAGATGAACAGCTTTATGAAAGAGTATTTGCAGAATCCGCATTATATTTCTACCGCAACCGTTTCAAATTTAGCGATTGGCAAATCGTTATAATTTATCCTTCGCGCCAGACTGAACAAGGTGACACTTATCCTTACCGCGCATTACTAAATAGCAGCCAATTTCATCGAGTTTATTTAGATGAATTGGGGGATATTCGTTCCTTACCCTTATGGTTAGCGTTGATGGTATTGACTACCATAGATGAAGAACAAGCACCCTCGGAAGCTAGGTATTTATTAACAAGGAGTCAACAGCAAGCATCTCAACCATCAAACCGCGCCATAATAGAGATGATCACAACGATAATGGTGTACAAGTTTGAAAAATTAAGTAAAACAGAGGTAGAAGAAATGTTAGGAATTACACTTAAAGAAACGAGAGTTTATAGAGAGATTAAAGAAGAAGGGCGTGAAGAAGGGCGTGAAGAAGGGCGTGAAGAAGGACGTGAAGAAGGAAGACAGCAAGAGGCGGCTAATTTAGTGGTTCGATTGCTAACTAAGCGATTTGGAGAAATTTCTCAAGAAATGCGATCGCACATTGCCACTCTACCTTTACCGATTCTCGAAGATTTGAGCGAAGCTTTATTAGATTTTACAAGTTTGGCTAATTTACAAGCTTGGTTAGAAGCCCTTTAA
- a CDS encoding glycoside hydrolase family 10 protein, protein MKVFVKWCSGSLLPNVAAIRKQVFFALMMVLSVVATVMLSFPLKAQITPSAGLASELRGVWLTNIDSDVLFERDRLKTSLQSLDKLNFNTVYPAVWNWGHTLYPSKVAAKVIGRAIDPTPGLQGRDMLKEIVTEGHKQGLTVIPWFEFGFMAPADSLLAKNRPQWLTSRSNGSRIVKEGIHDRVWLNPFRPDVQQFIQDLIVEIVRNYDIDGIQFDDHFGLPSELGYDAYTVALYKKEHRGQAPSKNPRDPEWLRWRASKITNFMQRVFKAIKATKKDCLVSVAPNPQRFSYDYFLADWQKWERMGLIEELVLQIYRDDLNVFVQELEYPEVKTAKAHIPVSIGILSGLKNRSVPIQQIQTQVQKVRDRNFAGVSFFFYETLWNLSQEASAKRQAGFQQIFSQPAKYPNLITGWKP, encoded by the coding sequence ATGAAAGTGTTTGTGAAGTGGTGTAGTGGATCTTTATTACCTAATGTTGCGGCAATTAGAAAGCAAGTCTTCTTTGCCTTAATGATGGTTTTGAGTGTTGTGGCTACGGTGATGCTATCGTTTCCCTTAAAGGCTCAAATTACTCCTAGTGCAGGATTAGCATCTGAATTGAGGGGGGTATGGTTAACCAATATTGATAGTGATGTATTATTTGAACGCGATCGCCTCAAAACATCTTTACAAAGTCTAGATAAACTCAACTTCAATACCGTATATCCAGCAGTGTGGAACTGGGGACATACACTTTACCCCAGCAAAGTTGCAGCCAAAGTTATTGGACGAGCGATCGACCCGACCCCAGGATTACAGGGGCGAGATATGCTCAAAGAAATCGTCACAGAAGGACATAAACAAGGATTAACCGTAATTCCCTGGTTTGAATTTGGGTTCATGGCTCCAGCCGATTCTCTCCTCGCCAAAAACCGTCCCCAATGGTTAACCAGTCGTAGCAACGGTAGTCGCATAGTCAAGGAAGGCATACACGATCGCGTGTGGTTAAATCCCTTCCGCCCAGATGTCCAACAATTTATCCAAGATTTAATCGTGGAAATTGTAAGAAACTACGACATCGATGGTATTCAATTTGACGATCATTTCGGCTTACCTTCAGAACTAGGCTACGATGCCTACACAGTAGCTTTATACAAGAAAGAACACCGTGGTCAAGCCCCCTCCAAAAACCCCCGTGATCCGGAATGGCTACGCTGGAGAGCCAGTAAAATTACCAACTTCATGCAAAGAGTATTTAAAGCAATTAAAGCCACTAAAAAAGATTGCTTGGTTTCCGTTGCACCTAATCCTCAGCGTTTCTCCTATGATTACTTTTTAGCAGATTGGCAGAAATGGGAAAGAATGGGACTGATTGAAGAACTGGTATTGCAAATTTACCGGGATGATTTAAACGTTTTTGTTCAAGAATTAGAATATCCAGAAGTCAAAACAGCCAAAGCACATATCCCTGTGAGTATCGGCATTTTATCTGGGTTGAAAAATCGCTCCGTACCCATACAACAGATTCAAACCCAAGTGCAGAAAGTACGCGATCGCAACTTTGCCGGCGTTTCTTTCTTCTTCTACGAAACCCTATGGAATCTCAGCCAGGAAGCATCTGCAAAACGCCAGGCTGGCTTCCAACAAATATTCTCCCAACCTGCCAAATATCCCAATCTGATCACAGGTTGGAAACCATAG
- a CDS encoding FeoB small GTPase domain-containing protein — MDCHKCKSQGQSCKKRSPKLLFSPKNQQPFTQDVSHNPQIALVGMPNVGKSVLFNALTGIYVTVSNYPGTTVEVSRGLAQIGEQSITVIDTPGMYSLLPISEEEKVARDLLLLEPVAAVVHVVDAKNLGRMLPLTFQLIEAGLPILLAVNMMDEAHRWGLDLRPDLLEMELEVPVVCMAAALNQGIDELRHRIASLLPVQVAMIPA, encoded by the coding sequence ATGGATTGTCACAAATGTAAATCTCAGGGTCAATCGTGTAAAAAGCGATCGCCTAAATTGCTATTTTCCCCCAAAAATCAGCAACCATTTACTCAGGATGTTTCCCACAATCCCCAAATTGCTTTGGTTGGAATGCCCAATGTTGGTAAGAGTGTGTTGTTCAATGCACTAACAGGAATTTATGTCACAGTTTCTAATTACCCCGGTACAACTGTAGAAGTAAGTCGTGGACTAGCGCAGATTGGGGAACAAAGCATCACAGTGATTGATACACCAGGAATGTATTCACTATTACCCATCAGTGAAGAAGAAAAAGTTGCCAGAGATTTATTGCTTTTAGAACCTGTAGCAGCTGTGGTTCATGTGGTAGATGCTAAAAACTTGGGAAGAATGCTGCCTTTAACTTTTCAACTGATAGAAGCTGGTCTGCCGATTTTACTCGCTGTCAACATGATGGATGAAGCCCATCGTTGGGGGTTGGATTTACGACCAGACTTGCTGGAGATGGAATTAGAAGTTCCAGTAGTTTGTATGGCGGCTGCTTTGAACCAAGGTATAGATGAACTGCGACATAGGATAGCCTCACTCCTGCCAGTTCAGGTTGCCATGATACCAGCGTGA